Part of the Wolbachia endosymbiont (group B) of Eucosma cana genome, CTACCGACCACATTTCCCCTGCTGGAAATATTGCCTCAAATAGTCCTGCAGGCATATATTTAAAAGGTCTTGGAGTTGAACCGCAAGATTTCAATTCATATGGATCTCGCCGCGGTAACCACAACGTAATGATGCGTGGAACCTTTGCTAATATCAGAATAAGAAATAAAATGGTGAGCGCTGAGGGTGGCTATACAAAACATATTCCTTCTCAAGAAACTATGTCAATTTTTGATGCAGCAATGCAATATAAAAGAGAAGCTGTTCCATTAGTTGTCATTGCAGGAAAAGAATATGGTACAGGTTCAAGTAGGGATTGGGCAGCAAAGGGTACTTCATTGCTGGGAATTAAAGCTGTGATTGCAGAAAGTTTTGAACGCATACATAGGTCCAATTTGGTCGGTATGGGTGTTCTTCCACTTGCATTTCAGGATGGAGTAACGAGAAAGATATTTGATGGTAGTGAGATAATAAGCATAAAAGGTGAAGTAGTACCAAATGGAAATCTAGAATGTATCATTAAAAGAAAGGATGATTCAGAGCAATCCATTCAACTCAAGTGCTGTGTACAAACTGCAACTGAGGTTAAGTACTTGATTAGTGGTGGAGTGTTGAGCTATATACTTGCGCAGTCTATAATGCACCCATTTGTCTAGACCATTTTTTTCAAAGTGATCCGATTTTTAAAATGAATATGTTGATAAATACGTCGACACACATTTAAAGTATTTATCAATATATTCATTTACTGTTTATGATAATAAAGATCAGCAGGAACTTTATAATGTAGAGTCTGATGTCGCCTTCTATAGTTATACCAAGCAACAAAATCATTTATTATAAGATTTAAATCTCTGATACTATTTGGTCTATAATAATATATAGCTTCTTGCTTTAAAGTTCTCCATAAGCGCTCAACAAATATATTGTCGAAGCAACGTCCTTTATGGTCCATACTGATTTTAATATTAGCACGCTCTAATTCCATAATAAAGTTGTAGCTAGTAAACTGCACCCCCTGATCACTATTAAAAATCTCAGGTTTACCTTGTTTTAGAGCTTCTTTGAGAGTATAAAGGCAAAATCCAGCATCGAGATATGGTGATAATGAATGAGCAATAATATAGCGACTATACAAGTCCATTATTGCCACAAAATAGATAAACTTACCTTCTACCATAATATATGTTATATCAGTAGCCCATACCTGATTAACTCTACAAATAATCAAATCTTTGAGTAAATAAGGATATATTTTATGCTTTTTTTCTTTAATACTTGTATTACATCTTTTTCTACAATACAGCCCACTAATCTTCATTTTTTTCATAATTCTTAAGATTTTTTTGTGATTGACTACTACTCCACTCGCTATGATTTCAGCAGTAATTTTACGATATCCATAACGGCAATCAGAAGCCAAATATACTTCTTGAATCAAATTTGCTACTTCACTTTCGTTATTAATTATAGGCCTATAATATAGGCTAGATCTGCAAATCCCCAATAAATCAGCCTGTTTCCTAATTGACAGATCAGAATCTTTTTCTATAAACCTTACTCTATCTTTTTTGCTTATTTCAGTAATTTTTTTTTCAAATAGCTATTTTCCACTGTCAATTCTCCTATTACTTTATGTAAACTTTCTATTTCTTGCGCTAAGATTCTTTGTTTTCTCGCACTTTCACTTTCTTCAACAAATAGGTCTTTTAACCTTGCCAATACTCTATCACGCCAATCATATAGATTTGTTGATGGTATTTTATATTCACTACATATCTCAGCTGTGCTTTTTTGATTTTTTATTGCTTCCAAAGCTATCTTTGCTTTTAACTCTGGTTCATATTTTTTTGTTGCCATACTTTTACCCCTTTACCTTCCTACTCGGATCAACCATTTTTTTTTGGTCTAGTTTATGGGGTGCATTATAGTCCTTTTGAGCTATCACAGTCATCAACTAGGTTTTTTGAATCGATTCTGGCTCTTTATTTAAATAATAATTTATTCGATGTAAAGTTATGATATAATCTTATCTTATATATGGTAAAGGGTGTTTTGTAGATAATTATGATCAGTTCTATACAAGAACCTAACGCATTACGAAAACGATTGCAGGCATTTTATCGTGCTGATGAAAAAAGTCACGTACGCTATCTTGTAGAAAAATCAGAACTTTCGGCTGATTCAAAAAACATAATTTACAATATTGCAAAACAAATTGTCGAAAAGATTAGAGGTAGTAAATTAGGCATTATAGATTCTTTTATACAACAGTACTCACTTTCTAACGAAGAAGGAGTAGCGCTAATGTGTCTTGCTGAATCATTACTTAGAATACCAGACGATTACACAATAGATGAATTGATCAAAGATAAAATTGCCAACCAAGAATGGAATAAACACCTGGGGCGTTCCTCTTCATTGTTTGTTAATGCTTCTACATGGAGTTTAATTATAGGAAGCAGTATATTGAGAAACAATGAAGAGGATTCAAAATTCTATCACATAATTTCCAGGTTATTGAAAAATTTAGGAGAGCCAATAATCCGCAAAGCGGTGAAACAAGCAATATCCATTCTTGGCAAGCATTTTATTGTTGGAGAAACTATAGAAAAAGCATTGGAAAGTGTGAAATCAGATGACTACAGTAAGTATTTATGCTCTTTTGAT contains:
- a CDS encoding IS3-like element ISWpi17 family transposase (programmed frameshift) is translated as MATKKYEPELKAKIALEAIKNQKSTAEICSEYKIPSTNLYDWRDRVLARLKDLFVEESESARKQRILAQEIESLHKVIGELTVENSYLKKKFTEISKKDRVRFIEKDSDLSIRKQADLLGICRSSLYYRPIINNESEVANLIQEVYLASDCRYGYRKITAEIIASGVVVNHKKILRIMKKMKISGLYCRKRCNTSIKEKKHKIYPYLLKDLIICRVNQVWATDITYIMVEGKFIYFVAIMDLYSRYIIAHSLSPYLDAGFCLYTLKEALKQGKPEIFNSDQGVQFTSYNFIMELERANIKISMDHKGRCFDNIFVERLWRTLKQEAIYYYRPNSIRDLNLIINDFVAWYNYRRRHQTLHYKVPADLYYHKQ